From Centroberyx gerrardi isolate f3 chromosome 10, fCenGer3.hap1.cur.20231027, whole genome shotgun sequence:
TTGGCCAGTACATCCTGTATGGGCTGGAAGTGTCGCCATCGTATGTGTGCACACGCTCACCTTGCCCACACACGGTGGACTGTTTCATCTCACGCCCTACAGAGAAGACAATCTTCCTGCTCATCATGTACGCCGTCAGCGCCCTGTGTCTGCTCTTTACCGTGTTCGAGATCCTCCACCTTGGCATCAGCGGCATTCGGGACTGCTTCTGCGCACCGCGGCCTCGGCCTCCCACCCCCCGCCACGTGGCCCTGGCCAGCCAGCGGCCCTCGATCTGCCGCCAGCCGTCCGCCCCTCCAGGCTACCACACGGCTCTGAAGAAGGACCCGTCGGGAAAGATGGGCTTCAGGGACAACCTGGGCGACTCTGGCCGTGAGTCATTCGGGGACGAGTCCTCATCGCGGGAGCTGGAGAGGCTGCGGAGACACCTGAAGCTGGCCCAGCAGCACCTGGATATGGCTTACCAGAACGAGGAGGGCAGCCCGTCACGCAGCAGCAGCCCCGAGTCCAATGGCACCGCTGTGGAGCAGAACAGACTAAACTTTGCCCAGGAGAAGCAGAGCAGCACGTGCGAGAAAGGTGAGAATTCCAGCTTTTCATACAagataaatctgattttttttttcaatcctaCTATTTTGAGAAGTCAGTTCCCTGATAACAATAATTAAGGCTTTTATCTTCACTCTGTAGCCATGACCAAACAATGTTTTCCCAAAACATTATTTCtgtgatttaaatgtttttgtgttagAGATTTTGATCTGGGCTATAGTTTCAAATAAAATACTACCATTTCGAGTTGGCCTTGACTAGgtgctgcacaattaattggagaaaaatgtaaagttgcaatATGAACTACAATTTCCTAATTGCATGAAGCTGCAGTTATTTAGTAATATATAGTGGTGGGTGCCCAAAATAGATTCCTAAGCATCCTATTTTGGTGCTGTGCACAATTTCTAGCCTATAAATTAAATTGCACCCCACTGATTGTATTCAAACAGAACAAATCTTAAGCAAtaacatctgttttttttattaaatgtttcTTATTtgctgaaaaatgtaaaatattgaaaagcctgtattgcaatttatatcacaattgcaatatcgAGGGAAATGATTGCAATACGATGGTTTGTCAATATTGTGCTTCTTCAGCCTTGACCCGGTTTCAGCCTGTCATGTAAAAGTAACTCCTGTGTTCTCAGTTTTTGGGTGTATTAAACCAAAAAGCCTTACTGACATAAACGCACTACTGACACAATACTCTTCTCTCCCCAGGTCTCCGAGCATAGAACTCATCAGCCCAGCTGACACTGTGGATAAAACTTCACATCAGGGACAGTGAGCGGACATAAGGGAATATCAtgtggagatgtgtgtgtgtgaatgtgtctgtgatCTTGTGAATTTGCTTGAGGAGGCTGAACTCAGCCGAAGCCTTTCAGTATTACGGCCAGCAATGGTCAAGGATCAAGTCGAACAAGGAGAACGGCGTCTCAACCAATCCAGCTATACTTGACCCACTAGCCTGTCTAAAGATCCAAAGTGCTTACAGACTTTTTATTTTGAGAGTTAGGATTATTAGTGGTTCCATTTTTGTGAGTTTGTCTGCTGTTGGAAGTTCAGAGGGGGTGCATCTCAAGTTTGCCTTAGACCTAAACTGGAAGTCCATTTTCAGCAATACTGATAAGGTAAGGCCAGGCCAATTGTTGTGCAAAAAATCACATGTAAAACTGTAAGGTATGAGTCTTGTGTTTTGTGAGGAAGTGAACTACAGTTGAGTCAGTGCTTGTACATTTGAACTGGCAGGCTAATGGACAAGGCACCACTCATAAAAGAACAAAGAAGGTACTGGAGTCATTGTTATACTGACACAGACTTTGGGAGGTGTCAATTTTCTTACAAAGCTTTCTTCTAGGTGTGtccactgacattttcaaacagtttGGACAATGTCGTCAGCTTGTAATGACTCATGTAAGCTGTGCAGTTGTGACATAcccatatttctttttttttttttttggatcatGTTAGCACTGCACCAGTCACTGCTCCCAAGTCTGGTGCCAGGTATGGTAACTGGAACACGCTTGTGGTGCCTTTGTCCAAAGGAATAAAAACCTGGTTAATGCTTGAAATACATGTAAATTGTGACCTTGTcttgtattgtttttaaaaggaatttgatactgtgttttttttgtttttttttaagtgtatgTTAGTTTTGAGTATTTTGTCATTGAAAAGAGGCTTTTGTCACTGTGGCCAACATTATTGTTCAGTTTGAAAAGAATGACGTTCACTACTGTCTTAGCTCCCTAAAAGCCTAATTTTACCCAGAGACTGTTGCATCTTTAAAACGGTTCATGACAATTTGAGGACAAGTGCAACAGTTCAGCCCACGactcattttgtttctttaaaaAGATCAGCATATGAATATTTTATTCCTTATTATTTGCATGTTGACCAGCAGATGCTGCTGTTGTCACTCGGGACCTACACTTATTTGAGCTGTTGGTTTCTGTGAAAAGACAGAACATGCCATGTCTGAAAGTGCTGGTTTTTGGATTATAATGTTATACTGTTCCCCCTCAGAGTCTCAATGAAAGTTATAAACATGTTATCATTTTGATGGTAGGACCATACAATGCCTTGAATGCTCTATACCACGATGCCACCATTTGTATTCTGAATCATGCCCACAGTGCCAACGCAAATGTCATCTCaagttatttttaa
This genomic window contains:
- the LOC139910508 gene encoding gap junction gamma-1 protein-like isoform X1; translated protein: MSWSFLTRLLDEISNHSTFVGKIWLTLLIVFRIVLTAVGGESIYYDEQSKFACNTQQPGCENVCYDAFAPLSHIRFWVFQVIMITTPTIMYLGFAMHKIARMEDDEYRPRSRKRMPIVSRGANRDYEEAEDNGEEDPMILEEIEPDKEKEAVEKPSKKHDGRRRIKRDGLMKVYVFQLLSRATFEASFLFGQYILYGLEVSPSYVCTRSPCPHTVDCFISRPTEKTIFLLIMYAVSALCLLFTVFEILHLGISGIRDCFCAPRPRPPTPRHVALASQRPSICRQPSAPPGYHTALKKDPSGKMGFRDNLGDSGRESFGDESSSRELERLRRHLKLAQQHLDMAYQNEEGSPSRSSSPESNGTAVEQNRLNFAQEKQSSTCEKALTRFQPVM
- the LOC139910508 gene encoding gap junction gamma-1 protein-like isoform X2, translated to MSWSFLTRLLDEISNHSTFVGKIWLTLLIVFRIVLTAVGGESIYYDEQSKFACNTQQPGCENVCYDAFAPLSHIRFWVFQVIMITTPTIMYLGFAMHKIARMEDDEYRPRSRKRMPIVSRGANRDYEEAEDNGEEDPMILEEIEPDKEKEAVEKPSKKHDGRRRIKRDGLMKVYVFQLLSRATFEASFLFGQYILYGLEVSPSYVCTRSPCPHTVDCFISRPTEKTIFLLIMYAVSALCLLFTVFEILHLGISGIRDCFCAPRPRPPTPRHVALASQRPSICRQPSAPPGYHTALKKDPSGKMGFRDNLGDSGRESFGDESSSRELERLRRHLKLAQQHLDMAYQNEEGSPSRSSSPESNGTAVEQNRLNFAQEKQSSTCEKGLRA